One window of the Chryseotalea sp. WA131a genome contains the following:
- a CDS encoding efflux RND transporter periplasmic adaptor subunit has product MNGSRTIKLLILLIGWSCASKTIKEEDPQTLRVEIPATEVTTVLAKSSRFEYLVRASGKVQSLVDVQIQSKAAGLIAAINTNNGNFVTKGAILAELNNEKQKLAFDRANIQLREKQVAYNDLIIGYPNNADTVKFKKAIENIRVTSGLATAEIGYREAKMEFENTFIKATVSGIVSDLDVKQGGTVTVGQVLCRLHDSNSLVVVSHVLEADALKLTASSGAEIITLSETGDILKGIVSEVNPRVDEKSNLVKVVTKLQKNKDLLPGMSVQITFIIPYNKNIIVPKEAVVIRSGKHVVFTAERGLAKWNYVTVGRENGKEIEIIEGLKENQAVIITNNLQLAHDAPVKVL; this is encoded by the coding sequence ATGAATGGTTCGCGCACAATTAAATTATTGATTTTACTGATCGGTTGGTCTTGTGCCAGCAAGACAATCAAGGAAGAGGATCCTCAGACACTGCGAGTAGAAATCCCAGCAACTGAAGTGACCACTGTGTTGGCCAAGAGTTCCCGTTTTGAATATTTAGTTCGCGCATCTGGCAAAGTGCAGTCTTTGGTGGATGTTCAAATCCAAAGTAAGGCAGCAGGGCTGATTGCTGCCATCAATACCAATAATGGAAATTTTGTGACAAAGGGTGCAATACTTGCTGAACTTAATAACGAAAAGCAGAAGTTGGCATTTGATAGGGCAAACATTCAACTACGAGAAAAGCAAGTTGCTTACAACGATCTGATCATTGGATACCCAAACAATGCTGATACTGTTAAATTTAAGAAGGCAATTGAAAACATCAGGGTTACCAGCGGACTGGCAACGGCTGAGATTGGTTACAGGGAAGCAAAAATGGAATTTGAGAATACATTTATCAAAGCAACGGTTTCTGGTATTGTTTCTGACTTGGATGTAAAGCAAGGCGGCACTGTTACAGTGGGTCAAGTGTTATGCCGCTTACATGACTCCAATAGTTTAGTGGTAGTTTCGCACGTTTTAGAGGCAGACGCTTTAAAACTAACTGCTAGTAGTGGGGCAGAAATTATAACGCTTTCAGAGACGGGCGACATACTAAAGGGCATAGTCAGCGAGGTCAACCCACGCGTGGATGAGAAATCAAACTTAGTTAAAGTAGTGACGAAGCTACAGAAGAATAAGGATCTATTGCCGGGCATGAGCGTGCAAATAACTTTTATAATACCCTACAATAAAAACATTATTGTGCCCAAGGAAGCAGTGGTGATCCGTTCTGGCAAGCATGTTGTTTTTACGGCAGAGAGAGGATTGGCTAAATGGAATTATGTAACCGTGGGCAGAGAGAATGGAAAAGAGATTGAAATAATAGAAGGATTAAAAGAAAATCAAGCAGTAATCATCACTAACAATTTGCAGTTGGCTCATGATGCCCCCGTGAAAGTGCTATGA
- a CDS encoding efflux RND transporter permease subunit: MLRYLLQRPIAVSMTLLVSLALSVLLYLNLPVSLLPALDVPEITVAVRYPNGSPEEIEQNLLKPIREGMLTLGGLKATESLAQNETGKVSLRFEYGTVMNLAYIEANEKIDRLIPLLPRNVERPTVIKSSTADIPMARIQVVPKLKIDLLAASELVTKVLKRRLEQLEGVGVVDVNGTQERVIRIAPNEEVMQSLGLTDRDVIQIIQNSNLALGSLSVKDGNYRYFLKLASPMRSPKEIEELPVKLPGNSGAVQLKQVARVYLEPARQMGFHIFQSQEGIVITVHKQAQARLPELMPKLYAAVEQFRIEYPQVAFDVTQDQSLLLTLSIQNLSQSLIWGGLIAFGVLFLFMRGWREPLIMGIVLPLSLLLAFSIFALFHISLNVISLSGLALGLGMLVDNSIVVIDSIMLKRREGNLLLDSCVAGTQEVIAPLISSALTNLVVLTPLIFLSGITGALFYDQAVSVAAILSVSLLCTFLVVPLLYLLFFKNKPFDSREDSSFFLAMKSAYKKSFEWVWSHKKVSLALMSLLIPTAIVLTITLPKEGLPQIERKETVISVDWNEPIGAEECRDRVDELISKNKALFKIAEAEVGYQQFLLSRESYSAQHAEIYLAYTNRQEKAKGDEALKKYFQFRYPLASAQLRNAPNAFEQLFTSDQPLLEARFRDLKSKRALSILRADSLLNSTLKSVNGKARKGFEKETMAFLHIDFTKLQQYGIAYETVIEKLKLSFGEYLITDFKDFGEVLPVVFQPFDGDFNEALQNLRVPSSQGIQYPIQELMEVEFRESYQYITADASGIFQSVGIEEVQNLSQINDGLQAVSKAQDVIVEFTGRWFENEKNFKQLATILLISVLLMYVILTAEFESLKQPFLVMITLPLGLAGSLLLLWVTGGTLNIMSGIGLIVVLGVLDNDAILKIDRINRLRERLPLEQAIRQAGLDRLKPIVMNTCTNVLAITPIVFSSGLGADLQRPVAITTIGGLVVGTFTALYFVPLVYWYFVGKNS, translated from the coding sequence ATGCTCCGCTACCTGCTACAACGCCCCATTGCCGTAAGTATGACGCTACTGGTGTCCCTTGCACTCAGTGTGCTACTTTATCTAAACCTGCCCGTATCACTACTACCAGCTTTAGATGTGCCTGAGATAACGGTGGCGGTGCGATATCCCAACGGCAGTCCCGAGGAGATTGAACAAAATCTATTGAAGCCTATCCGCGAAGGTATGCTTACGCTAGGTGGATTGAAAGCAACTGAAAGCTTGGCGCAAAATGAAACTGGCAAAGTTTCGCTGCGGTTTGAGTATGGCACCGTGATGAACTTGGCCTACATAGAAGCCAACGAAAAGATAGACCGCCTCATTCCTCTGTTGCCGCGCAATGTAGAACGCCCCACGGTGATCAAGTCTAGCACAGCAGACATACCCATGGCACGCATACAGGTGGTGCCCAAGTTAAAGATTGATTTGTTGGCCGCATCAGAACTGGTGACCAAGGTGCTGAAGCGAAGGCTGGAGCAATTGGAAGGGGTGGGTGTAGTGGATGTAAACGGTACACAAGAGCGCGTGATCCGCATTGCACCCAATGAAGAAGTGATGCAAAGCCTCGGCCTTACAGACAGAGATGTTATTCAAATCATACAAAACTCAAACCTGGCGCTCGGTTCGCTTTCGGTGAAAGATGGCAACTACCGCTACTTTCTCAAACTGGCCTCACCTATGCGCAGTCCAAAAGAAATCGAAGAGCTTCCCGTAAAACTTCCTGGCAACTCAGGAGCGGTGCAGCTAAAACAAGTAGCGCGCGTGTACTTAGAGCCGGCCAGGCAAATGGGCTTTCATATTTTTCAATCGCAAGAAGGGATCGTTATTACCGTACACAAGCAAGCACAGGCGCGCCTGCCAGAGCTGATGCCCAAATTATACGCAGCCGTGGAGCAGTTCCGGATAGAGTACCCCCAGGTTGCTTTTGATGTCACACAAGACCAATCGCTGCTGCTTACACTCAGCATCCAAAATTTGTCGCAGTCATTAATATGGGGCGGGCTGATTGCTTTTGGCGTGTTATTTCTTTTTATGCGTGGCTGGCGCGAGCCGTTGATCATGGGCATTGTGCTGCCGCTTTCTCTTTTGCTTGCGTTCTCCATTTTTGCACTATTCCATATCTCGCTCAATGTGATTTCGCTCAGCGGCCTGGCGCTGGGGCTTGGCATGTTGGTGGACAACTCTATTGTAGTGATCGACTCCATCATGCTGAAGCGAAGAGAGGGCAACCTTTTACTCGATAGCTGCGTGGCGGGCACGCAAGAAGTGATTGCTCCGTTGATCAGCTCTGCCCTCACCAACTTGGTGGTGCTCACTCCGCTTATTTTTTTGAGTGGCATCACGGGCGCTTTGTTCTACGACCAGGCCGTTTCGGTTGCGGCCATCCTTTCGGTTTCACTGCTTTGCACTTTCTTGGTAGTGCCACTGCTCTATCTGTTGTTTTTTAAGAACAAACCTTTTGATTCGCGCGAGGACAGTTCGTTTTTTTTGGCTATGAAATCCGCTTATAAAAAATCTTTTGAATGGGTATGGTCGCACAAAAAAGTGAGCTTGGCTTTGATGTCTCTCTTAATTCCTACTGCCATTGTTTTGACCATCACGTTGCCCAAAGAAGGCTTGCCACAAATTGAACGGAAAGAAACGGTGATCTCCGTTGACTGGAATGAACCCATTGGGGCTGAGGAGTGCCGCGACCGTGTGGATGAACTTATTTCCAAAAATAAAGCACTCTTTAAAATAGCCGAAGCCGAAGTGGGCTACCAACAGTTTTTGTTGAGCCGCGAAAGTTATTCGGCACAGCATGCTGAAATTTATCTCGCCTACACTAACCGGCAGGAAAAAGCAAAAGGCGATGAGGCCTTGAAAAAATATTTTCAATTCAGGTATCCCTTGGCCTCAGCTCAATTGCGCAATGCACCCAATGCCTTCGAGCAACTCTTTACCTCTGATCAGCCTTTGCTGGAAGCTCGCTTCCGCGATTTAAAATCGAAACGGGCTCTTTCGATCTTGCGGGCAGATAGTTTATTGAACAGCACTTTGAAAAGCGTGAATGGAAAAGCGAGAAAGGGTTTTGAAAAAGAGACCATGGCTTTTCTGCATATTGATTTCACAAAACTGCAACAGTATGGCATTGCCTACGAAACAGTCATCGAAAAGTTAAAACTATCATTTGGTGAATACCTGATCACAGACTTTAAGGATTTTGGCGAAGTACTACCAGTAGTCTTTCAGCCTTTTGATGGTGATTTTAATGAAGCTCTTCAAAACCTTCGAGTGCCATCCTCGCAGGGGATCCAATATCCCATTCAGGAATTAATGGAGGTGGAGTTTAGAGAGAGCTACCAATACATCACGGCCGATGCCTCTGGCATTTTTCAATCTGTGGGGATAGAGGAGGTGCAAAATTTATCTCAAATTAATGACGGGTTACAGGCTGTTTCAAAAGCACAGGATGTGATCGTAGAATTCACAGGACGGTGGTTTGAAAATGAAAAGAACTTCAAACAGCTTGCCACCATACTGCTTATTTCAGTATTACTAATGTATGTTATATTAACGGCCGAGTTTGAATCTTTAAAGCAACCTTTTCTAGTGATGATCACTCTCCCACTCGGTTTAGCCGGAAGTTTACTATTGTTGTGGGTTACCGGAGGCACGCTGAATATCATGTCGGGCATTGGCTTGATTGTAGTATTGGGTGTGCTGGACAACGATGCGATTTTAAAGATAGATCGAATAAATCGGCTGAGAGAAAGGCTGCCCTTAGAACAAGCTATTCGACAAGCCGGGCTTGACCGCCTCAAGCCTATTGTGATGAATACCTGCACCAATGTGTTGGCCATCACGCCCATTGTTTTTTCTTCTGGCTTGGGTGCAGACCTTCAGCGGCCGGTAGCGATTACTACCATCGGTGGCTTAGTCGTGGGTACCTTTACGGCTTTGTATTTTGTGCCGTTGGTATATTGGTATTTTGTCGGAAAGAATTCATAG
- a CDS encoding ABC transporter permease, with translation MVTPRLLANLLIAIDAVIANRIRSLLTALGIIFGVAAVIAMLAIGNGAQQEILNQIKLVGVNNIVIKPIIEQKDEKVNEKVGKKEKKKFSPGLTVRDVQSIHETIPTLTQVSPEIILDTYVIRNGFRRSAKLVGVDPAYFTIYDFQLSDGALFSEEHRRTGSPVCIIGSALKSRFFPKENPVGKTMKVGTHWLTIIGVLKERTVSQASINKLGIRDFNMDVYAPLQTVLVRYRNRDLVTTEGIRLAAMRSQGNSNGNAQNASTENEQEKKNYHQLDRLVLQVDQTQKLQATAEVISRMLKRRHYDVVDYEIEIPELLLKQQQRTNDIFNYVLGAIAGISLLVGGIGIMNIMLASVLERIKEIGLRLAIGARKSDVVQQFLFEAVMISVSGGIIGVVLGVVFAYLVSSFANIPTIISFTSIVLSFGVAATVGLIFGIAPARKAAQQDPIASLRYE, from the coding sequence ATTGTAACCCCTCGCTTGCTGGCAAATTTATTAATTGCCATTGATGCAGTAATTGCCAATCGAATTAGGTCACTATTAACAGCACTCGGAATTATTTTTGGAGTGGCAGCCGTGATTGCGATGCTTGCGATTGGTAACGGAGCACAACAAGAAATTCTTAATCAAATTAAGCTAGTAGGTGTAAATAATATTGTGATCAAGCCGATCATTGAGCAAAAAGATGAAAAGGTGAATGAAAAAGTAGGCAAGAAGGAAAAGAAGAAATTTTCACCCGGGTTGACCGTGCGTGATGTGCAAAGTATTCACGAGACAATACCTACACTCACTCAGGTAAGTCCTGAAATTATATTAGACACCTATGTTATTCGCAATGGTTTTAGGCGATCTGCCAAGTTAGTAGGGGTAGATCCTGCCTACTTTACTATTTATGATTTTCAGTTATCGGATGGTGCTCTATTTAGTGAGGAACACCGAAGGACAGGTTCGCCCGTTTGCATTATCGGTTCGGCATTGAAGAGTCGATTTTTTCCAAAAGAAAATCCAGTCGGTAAAACAATGAAAGTTGGTACGCATTGGTTAACGATAATAGGAGTTTTAAAAGAGCGTACTGTTTCGCAAGCGAGCATCAATAAGTTAGGCATTCGAGATTTTAACATGGATGTCTATGCTCCGCTTCAAACCGTTTTGGTTCGCTACCGCAATCGCGATTTGGTTACCACAGAAGGCATCCGATTAGCCGCGATGAGAAGCCAAGGGAATTCGAACGGAAATGCACAAAACGCAAGCACAGAAAATGAACAAGAAAAGAAAAATTACCATCAATTGGATCGATTGGTTTTGCAGGTAGACCAAACGCAGAAACTGCAAGCAACGGCAGAAGTTATTTCTCGAATGTTAAAGAGACGTCATTACGATGTGGTTGATTATGAAATTGAAATCCCCGAACTACTTCTGAAGCAACAACAGCGAACCAACGATATTTTTAATTATGTGCTTGGCGCCATTGCGGGTATATCCTTGTTGGTGGGAGGTATTGGTATCATGAATATTATGCTCGCATCGGTGCTGGAGCGTATCAAAGAAATTGGTTTGCGCCTCGCCATTGGCGCACGTAAGAGCGATGTGGTGCAGCAATTTTTATTTGAAGCCGTGATGATCAGTGTGAGCGGAGGGATTATTGGTGTTGTGTTGGGTGTTGTATTTGCCTACTTGGTTTCATCCTTCGCCAATATTCCTACGATTATCAGTTTTACTTCTATTGTTTTATCCTTTGGTGTAGCTGCCACCGTGGGCCTGATTTTCGGAATCGCGCCTGCACGCAAAGCCGCCCAGCAAGACCCAATTGCATCGTTACGTTATGAATAA
- a CDS encoding TolC family protein, with protein sequence MNKIIFLFLLVGSLTVHAQNKLTIEDVIARARAQSPSSKRTETAKETRYWEYRTFRARYNPQLAISGNAPSYSLSYVQVVQQDGSRLFQPINQTNSLVNVGLQQPLRWTGGTISANTNFNYFTDIARDSKLWSGNVFNIRLDQPIYAYNSFKWDRLTLPLKYEESKREFVEQLEFISQNASDLFFRVIAAQIDEQIARFNLANNDTIFKIEQGRYNIGTTSQDKLLQVELQLLKSKQDVAAARINKQNASLLLRIYLGLKNDEEFELVLPETVPLLEPNLDEALRYAKLNRAAYVSFERRRLEAESEVARAKGSRLATTLVASYGLNNVGLVVGDLYNNPQQQQQFNVGFNIPVLNWGRNKATMQTAYANKKLNDYTIAQDEVNAEQEIITQVRQFELLRLQIEITKKSDQVARERYNVAQNRYLIGKIDITNLNIALTEKDNAKRSYLEALRTYWSSYFNLRRLTLFDFATGTLLYTPDK encoded by the coding sequence ATGAATAAAATTATTTTTCTTTTTTTGTTGGTAGGCTCCCTGACGGTTCACGCCCAAAACAAACTTACAATCGAAGATGTGATAGCGCGCGCGCGCGCTCAGTCTCCTTCTTCTAAACGAACAGAAACAGCAAAGGAGACGAGGTATTGGGAGTACCGTACTTTTAGGGCACGCTATAACCCCCAGTTAGCAATTAGTGGGAATGCACCTTCTTATAGCTTGAGTTATGTGCAGGTTGTTCAACAAGATGGTTCAAGATTGTTTCAACCTATTAACCAAACGAATTCGTTAGTGAACGTGGGTTTACAGCAGCCGCTTCGGTGGACCGGTGGTACTATTTCCGCAAATACAAATTTCAATTACTTTACCGACATCGCGAGGGACTCTAAACTGTGGAGTGGAAATGTTTTTAATATTAGATTGGACCAGCCCATTTATGCTTACAATAGTTTTAAATGGGATCGGCTGACTTTGCCGTTGAAGTATGAGGAGTCAAAGAGAGAATTTGTCGAGCAGTTAGAGTTTATTTCTCAAAACGCCTCGGATCTTTTTTTTCGGGTGATTGCCGCCCAGATTGATGAACAAATTGCACGATTTAATTTAGCCAACAACGACACCATTTTTAAAATTGAGCAAGGTCGCTATAACATCGGCACTACCTCACAAGATAAATTGTTGCAGGTGGAATTGCAGCTGCTCAAGTCCAAGCAAGACGTAGCCGCAGCTCGAATCAACAAGCAAAATGCTAGCCTGCTCCTGCGCATTTATTTGGGTCTCAAGAATGACGAGGAATTTGAACTCGTACTTCCAGAGACAGTTCCCTTACTCGAACCTAATTTGGACGAGGCTCTTAGATATGCAAAGCTCAATCGAGCGGCTTATGTTTCATTTGAGCGAAGACGACTGGAAGCAGAGAGCGAAGTGGCAAGAGCCAAAGGCAGTCGTCTCGCAACAACGTTGGTTGCTTCTTATGGCCTTAATAATGTTGGGCTAGTTGTAGGCGATTTGTACAACAACCCGCAGCAACAACAACAATTCAATGTGGGCTTCAATATTCCTGTACTCAACTGGGGAAGAAATAAAGCAACCATGCAAACAGCTTATGCAAACAAAAAACTGAATGACTATACAATTGCACAAGATGAGGTGAATGCCGAACAGGAGATCATTACTCAGGTGCGTCAATTTGAGCTACTTCGCCTTCAGATTGAAATAACGAAGAAGTCAGACCAAGTAGCGCGCGAGAGATACAATGTGGCACAGAATCGTTATTTGATTGGCAAGATCGATATCACAAATTTAAATATTGCACTAACCGAAAAAGACAATGCTAAGCGAAGTTATTTGGAAGCTTTACGCACCTACTGGTCTTCTTATTTTAATCTTAGAAGGCTAACGCTTTTTGATTTTGCCACCGGAACGCTGCTGTACACGCCTGACAAGTGA